A stretch of Microtus pennsylvanicus isolate mMicPen1 chromosome 5, mMicPen1.hap1, whole genome shotgun sequence DNA encodes these proteins:
- the Tgfb1i1 gene encoding transforming growth factor beta-1-induced transcript 1 protein isoform X1, whose protein sequence is MSPSPPSSLPPSIVSQRVLASIHGHGPASNSLTSPPSPAPTGHGPRPACPKLSASAPPWRTWTGSGEPSGTSGDKDHLYSTVCKPRSPKPVAPVAPPFSSSSGVLGNGLCELDRLLQELNATQFNITDEIMSQFPSSKMAEGEEKENQAEDKNPPSVPPSPLPAPSKPSATSATLELDRLMASLSDFRVQNHLPASGPSQPAAVSTTQEGSPSPPGQTSKGSLDTMLGLLQSDLSRRGVPTQAKGLCGSCNKPIAGQVVTALGRAWHPEHFLCSGCSTTLGGSSFFEKDGAPFCPECYFERFSPRCGFCNQPIRHKMVTALGTHWHPEHFCCVSCGEPFGEEGFHEREGSPYCRRDFLQLFAPRCQGCQGPILDNYISALSALWHPDCFVCRECLAPFSGGSFFEHEGRPLCENHFHAQRGSLCATCGLPVTGRCVSALGRRFHPDHFTCTFCLRPLTKGSFQERASKPYCQPCFLKLFG, encoded by the exons AtgtccccttctcccccttcatCGCTCCCCCCCTCGATCGTATCCCAGCGGGTCCTGGCTTCCATACATGGTCACGGCCCTGCTTCTAACTCCCTGACGTCCCCCCCATCCCCCGCCCCCACCGGACACGGCCCCCGCCCTGCTTGCCCCAAGCTGTCCGCCAGCGCACCGCCATGGAGGACCTGG ACAGGATCTGGAGAACCTTCGGGAACCTCTGGGGACAAGGACCACCTATATAG CACAGTATGCAAGCCTCGGTCACCGAAACCTGTGGCCCCTGTGGCCCCTCCATTCTCCTCTTCCAGCGGTGTCCTGGGCAATGGGCTCTGTGAGCTAGATCGTTTGCTTCAGGAACTTAATGCCACCCAGTTCAACATCACAG ATGAAATAATGTCTCAGTTCCCATCTAGTAAGATggctgaaggggaggagaaagagaaccaaGCTGAGGACAAGAACCCACCCAGTGT CCCTCCCAGTCCATTGCCCGCCCCCTCAAAGCCTTCAGCCACCTCAGCCACTCTGGAGTTGGATAGACTGATGGCATCACTCTCTGACTTCCGTGTCCAGAACCAC CTTCCAGCTTCGGggccatctcagccagcagcggTGAGCACCACCCAAGAGGGGAGCCCTTCTCCACCAGGCCAGACTAGCAAGGGCAGTCTGGACACCATGCTGGGCCTACTGCAGTCCGACCTCAGCCGCCGTGGGGTGCCCACTCAGGCCAAAGGCCTCTGTGGCTCCTGCAATAAACCTATCGCTGGGCAA GTGGTTACGGCTCTGGGCAGAGCCTGGCATCCCGAGCACTTTCTTTGCAGCGGTTGTTCCACAACTCTGGGAGGCAGCAGTTTCTTTGAGAAGGATGGGGCTCCCTTTTGCCCCGAGTGCTACTTCGAGCGCTTCTCCCCACGTTGTGGCTTCTGCAACCAACCCATCCGACAC aaaatGGTTACCGCCTTGGGCACCCACTGGCACCCAGAACATTTCTGCTGCGTCAGCTGCGGGGAACCCTTCGGAGAAGAGG GTTTCCACGAGCGGGAGGGCAGCCCCTACTGCCGGCGGGACTTCCTGCAGCTGTTCGCCCCGCGCTGCCAGGGCTGCCAAGGCCCCATATTGGATAACTACATCTCGGCACTCAGCGCGCTCTGGCACCCAGACTGCTTCGTCTGCAGG GAGTGCCTCGCTCCCTTCTCCGGGGGCAGCTTTTTTGAGCACGAGGGTCGCCCGCTGTGTGAGAACCATTTCCATGCCCAGCGTGGTTCGCTGTGTGCCACCTGTGGCCTCCCAGTGACTGGCCGCTGTGTGTCTGCTCTGGGTCGCCGCTTCCATCCGGATCACTTCACCTGCACCTTCTGCCTGCGCCCACTCACCAAAGGCTCCTTCCAGGAGCGTGCCAGCAAGCCTTATTGCCAGCCTTGCTTCCTGAAGCTCTTCGGCTGA
- the Tgfb1i1 gene encoding transforming growth factor beta-1-induced transcript 1 protein isoform X4 → MEDLDALLSDLETTTSHMSRLGAPKERPPETLTPPPPYGHQPQTGSGEPSGTSGDKDHLYSTVCKPRSPKPVAPVAPPFSSSSGVLGNGLCELDRLLQELNATQFNITDEIMSQFPSSKMAEGEEKENQAEDKNPPSVPPSPLPAPSKPSATSATLELDRLMASLSDFRVQNHLPASGPSQPAAVSTTQEGSPSPPGQTSKGSLDTMLGLLQSDLSRRGVPTQAKGLCGSCNKPIAGWLRLWAEPGIPSTFFAAVVPQLWEAAVSLRRMGLPFAPSATSSASPHVVASATNPSDTKWLPPWAPTGTQNISAASAAGNPSEKRVSTSGRAAPTAGGTSCSCSPRAARAAKAPYWITTSRHSARSGTQTASSAGSASLPSPGAAFLSTRVARCVRTISMPSVVRCVPPVASQ, encoded by the exons ATGGAGGACCTGG ATGCCCTGCTCTCTGACCTGGAGACCACCACTTCACACATGTCACGGTTAGGGGCTCCAAAAGAGCGCCCACCAGAGACACTCACACCTCCCCCACCCTATGGCCACCAGCCACAG ACAGGATCTGGAGAACCTTCGGGAACCTCTGGGGACAAGGACCACCTATATAG CACAGTATGCAAGCCTCGGTCACCGAAACCTGTGGCCCCTGTGGCCCCTCCATTCTCCTCTTCCAGCGGTGTCCTGGGCAATGGGCTCTGTGAGCTAGATCGTTTGCTTCAGGAACTTAATGCCACCCAGTTCAACATCACAG ATGAAATAATGTCTCAGTTCCCATCTAGTAAGATggctgaaggggaggagaaagagaaccaaGCTGAGGACAAGAACCCACCCAGTGT CCCTCCCAGTCCATTGCCCGCCCCCTCAAAGCCTTCAGCCACCTCAGCCACTCTGGAGTTGGATAGACTGATGGCATCACTCTCTGACTTCCGTGTCCAGAACCAC CTTCCAGCTTCGGggccatctcagccagcagcggTGAGCACCACCCAAGAGGGGAGCCCTTCTCCACCAGGCCAGACTAGCAAGGGCAGTCTGGACACCATGCTGGGCCTACTGCAGTCCGACCTCAGCCGCCGTGGGGTGCCCACTCAGGCCAAAGGCCTCTGTGGCTCCTGCAATAAACCTATCGCTGG GTGGTTACGGCTCTGGGCAGAGCCTGGCATCCCGAGCACTTTCTTTGCAGCGGTTGTTCCACAACTCTGGGAGGCAGCAGTTTCTTTGAGAAGGATGGGGCTCCCTTTTGCCCCGAGTGCTACTTCGAGCGCTTCTCCCCACGTTGTGGCTTCTGCAACCAACCCATCCGACAC aaaatGGTTACCGCCTTGGGCACCCACTGGCACCCAGAACATTTCTGCTGCGTCAGCTGCGGGGAACCCTTCGGAGAAGAGG GTTTCCACGAGCGGGAGGGCAGCCCCTACTGCCGGCGGGACTTCCTGCAGCTGTTCGCCCCGCGCTGCCAGGGCTGCCAAGGCCCCATATTGGATAACTACATCTCGGCACTCAGCGCGCTCTGGCACCCAGACTGCTTCGTCTGCAGG GAGTGCCTCGCTCCCTTCTCCGGGGGCAGCTTTTTTGAGCACGAGGGTCGCCCGCTGTGTGAGAACCATTTCCATGCCCAGCGTGGTTCGCTGTGTGCCACCTGTGGCCTCCCAGTGA
- the Tgfb1i1 gene encoding transforming growth factor beta-1-induced transcript 1 protein isoform X2 encodes MEDLDALLSDLETTTSHMSRLGAPKERPPETLTPPPPYGHQPQTGSGEPSGTSGDKDHLYSTVCKPRSPKPVAPVAPPFSSSSGVLGNGLCELDRLLQELNATQFNITDEIMSQFPSSKMAEGEEKENQAEDKNPPSVPPSPLPAPSKPSATSATLELDRLMASLSDFRVQNHLPASGPSQPAAVSTTQEGSPSPPGQTSKGSLDTMLGLLQSDLSRRGVPTQAKGLCGSCNKPIAGQVVTALGRAWHPEHFLCSGCSTTLGGSSFFEKDGAPFCPECYFERFSPRCGFCNQPIRHKMVTALGTHWHPEHFCCVSCGEPFGEEGFHEREGSPYCRRDFLQLFAPRCQGCQGPILDNYISALSALWHPDCFVCRECLAPFSGGSFFEHEGRPLCENHFHAQRGSLCATCGLPVTGRCVSALGRRFHPDHFTCTFCLRPLTKGSFQERASKPYCQPCFLKLFG; translated from the exons ATGGAGGACCTGG ATGCCCTGCTCTCTGACCTGGAGACCACCACTTCACACATGTCACGGTTAGGGGCTCCAAAAGAGCGCCCACCAGAGACACTCACACCTCCCCCACCCTATGGCCACCAGCCACAG ACAGGATCTGGAGAACCTTCGGGAACCTCTGGGGACAAGGACCACCTATATAG CACAGTATGCAAGCCTCGGTCACCGAAACCTGTGGCCCCTGTGGCCCCTCCATTCTCCTCTTCCAGCGGTGTCCTGGGCAATGGGCTCTGTGAGCTAGATCGTTTGCTTCAGGAACTTAATGCCACCCAGTTCAACATCACAG ATGAAATAATGTCTCAGTTCCCATCTAGTAAGATggctgaaggggaggagaaagagaaccaaGCTGAGGACAAGAACCCACCCAGTGT CCCTCCCAGTCCATTGCCCGCCCCCTCAAAGCCTTCAGCCACCTCAGCCACTCTGGAGTTGGATAGACTGATGGCATCACTCTCTGACTTCCGTGTCCAGAACCAC CTTCCAGCTTCGGggccatctcagccagcagcggTGAGCACCACCCAAGAGGGGAGCCCTTCTCCACCAGGCCAGACTAGCAAGGGCAGTCTGGACACCATGCTGGGCCTACTGCAGTCCGACCTCAGCCGCCGTGGGGTGCCCACTCAGGCCAAAGGCCTCTGTGGCTCCTGCAATAAACCTATCGCTGGGCAA GTGGTTACGGCTCTGGGCAGAGCCTGGCATCCCGAGCACTTTCTTTGCAGCGGTTGTTCCACAACTCTGGGAGGCAGCAGTTTCTTTGAGAAGGATGGGGCTCCCTTTTGCCCCGAGTGCTACTTCGAGCGCTTCTCCCCACGTTGTGGCTTCTGCAACCAACCCATCCGACAC aaaatGGTTACCGCCTTGGGCACCCACTGGCACCCAGAACATTTCTGCTGCGTCAGCTGCGGGGAACCCTTCGGAGAAGAGG GTTTCCACGAGCGGGAGGGCAGCCCCTACTGCCGGCGGGACTTCCTGCAGCTGTTCGCCCCGCGCTGCCAGGGCTGCCAAGGCCCCATATTGGATAACTACATCTCGGCACTCAGCGCGCTCTGGCACCCAGACTGCTTCGTCTGCAGG GAGTGCCTCGCTCCCTTCTCCGGGGGCAGCTTTTTTGAGCACGAGGGTCGCCCGCTGTGTGAGAACCATTTCCATGCCCAGCGTGGTTCGCTGTGTGCCACCTGTGGCCTCCCAGTGACTGGCCGCTGTGTGTCTGCTCTGGGTCGCCGCTTCCATCCGGATCACTTCACCTGCACCTTCTGCCTGCGCCCACTCACCAAAGGCTCCTTCCAGGAGCGTGCCAGCAAGCCTTATTGCCAGCCTTGCTTCCTGAAGCTCTTCGGCTGA
- the Tgfb1i1 gene encoding transforming growth factor beta-1-induced transcript 1 protein isoform X3, whose product MATSHRQDLENLREPLGTRTTYIVCKPRSPKPVAPVAPPFSSSSGVLGNGLCELDRLLQELNATQFNITDEIMSQFPSSKMAEGEEKENQAEDKNPPSVPPSPLPAPSKPSATSATLELDRLMASLSDFRVQNHLPASGPSQPAAVSTTQEGSPSPPGQTSKGSLDTMLGLLQSDLSRRGVPTQAKGLCGSCNKPIAGQVVTALGRAWHPEHFLCSGCSTTLGGSSFFEKDGAPFCPECYFERFSPRCGFCNQPIRHKMVTALGTHWHPEHFCCVSCGEPFGEEGFHEREGSPYCRRDFLQLFAPRCQGCQGPILDNYISALSALWHPDCFVCRECLAPFSGGSFFEHEGRPLCENHFHAQRGSLCATCGLPVTGRCVSALGRRFHPDHFTCTFCLRPLTKGSFQERASKPYCQPCFLKLFG is encoded by the exons ATGGCCACCAGCCACAG ACAGGATCTGGAGAACCTTCGGGAACCTCTGGGGACAAGGACCACCTATATAG TATGCAAGCCTCGGTCACCGAAACCTGTGGCCCCTGTGGCCCCTCCATTCTCCTCTTCCAGCGGTGTCCTGGGCAATGGGCTCTGTGAGCTAGATCGTTTGCTTCAGGAACTTAATGCCACCCAGTTCAACATCACAG ATGAAATAATGTCTCAGTTCCCATCTAGTAAGATggctgaaggggaggagaaagagaaccaaGCTGAGGACAAGAACCCACCCAGTGT CCCTCCCAGTCCATTGCCCGCCCCCTCAAAGCCTTCAGCCACCTCAGCCACTCTGGAGTTGGATAGACTGATGGCATCACTCTCTGACTTCCGTGTCCAGAACCAC CTTCCAGCTTCGGggccatctcagccagcagcggTGAGCACCACCCAAGAGGGGAGCCCTTCTCCACCAGGCCAGACTAGCAAGGGCAGTCTGGACACCATGCTGGGCCTACTGCAGTCCGACCTCAGCCGCCGTGGGGTGCCCACTCAGGCCAAAGGCCTCTGTGGCTCCTGCAATAAACCTATCGCTGGGCAA GTGGTTACGGCTCTGGGCAGAGCCTGGCATCCCGAGCACTTTCTTTGCAGCGGTTGTTCCACAACTCTGGGAGGCAGCAGTTTCTTTGAGAAGGATGGGGCTCCCTTTTGCCCCGAGTGCTACTTCGAGCGCTTCTCCCCACGTTGTGGCTTCTGCAACCAACCCATCCGACAC aaaatGGTTACCGCCTTGGGCACCCACTGGCACCCAGAACATTTCTGCTGCGTCAGCTGCGGGGAACCCTTCGGAGAAGAGG GTTTCCACGAGCGGGAGGGCAGCCCCTACTGCCGGCGGGACTTCCTGCAGCTGTTCGCCCCGCGCTGCCAGGGCTGCCAAGGCCCCATATTGGATAACTACATCTCGGCACTCAGCGCGCTCTGGCACCCAGACTGCTTCGTCTGCAGG GAGTGCCTCGCTCCCTTCTCCGGGGGCAGCTTTTTTGAGCACGAGGGTCGCCCGCTGTGTGAGAACCATTTCCATGCCCAGCGTGGTTCGCTGTGTGCCACCTGTGGCCTCCCAGTGACTGGCCGCTGTGTGTCTGCTCTGGGTCGCCGCTTCCATCCGGATCACTTCACCTGCACCTTCTGCCTGCGCCCACTCACCAAAGGCTCCTTCCAGGAGCGTGCCAGCAAGCCTTATTGCCAGCCTTGCTTCCTGAAGCTCTTCGGCTGA